One window from the genome of Elaeis guineensis isolate ETL-2024a chromosome 5, EG11, whole genome shotgun sequence encodes:
- the LOC105036329 gene encoding putative glucan endo-1,3-beta-glucosidase GVI: MSWAIAGNEVIPSNLTCYILPTMQNLDAALTATNLKIHVSTTITTGVLDVSFPSSQDVSMVVLETGWPSTGGAVGAMGENAMMYHNKVVAHVTSSTGTPKRLGMAIKTYLFALFNENLKPAGSSKTI, encoded by the exons ATGTCATGGGCAATAGCTGGCAATGAGGTAATTCCCAGCAACCTCACCTGTTACATACTCCCTACCATGCAAAACCTTGATGCCGCTCTCACTGCTACCAACCTCAAGATCCATGTCTCCACCACCATCACCACTGGCGTCCTTGACGTGTCATTCCCATCTTCCCAAG ATGTTAGCATGGTGGTGTTGGAGACTGGGTGGCCATCCACCGGTGGGGCAGTCGGGGCGATGGGGGAGAATGCGATGATGTATCACAACAAGGTGGTGGCGCATGTGACCAGTAGCACGGGAACACCTAAGAGGCTGGGGATGGCAATCAAGACTTATTTGTTTGCCTTGTTTAATGAGAACTTGAAGCCTGCTGGGTCGAGCAAAACAATATAG